TCCGCAAGGGATGTTAATTTGGCGTCCAGGCCCGGGTCGGGCACATCTTGCCTGGCAATTGTTACACGTTGCAATTACCGAGGAGATTTTTGCCACAGAACGTCTGGCTCCACAAAAAAAGCCACCATTTGCCCAGCTTTGGCCCAATTACCGGGGTGGCAGTACACCCGTGGATAGCGCTCCCCCTGTGTCCGAAATCCGCGATTTACTGAATAAAACCCGCCAGAATTTGCAGGATACGCTATCCCAGTTACCGGATGACCAGTTAGGGGTTGTTCCCACGACGATGGCTGCCCGCGGGCTGACGCTGGAACAAGTGCTGCACCTACTGAGCTGGCACGAGGCCCATCATCAGGGGCAGGCGCATTTAACGTTGAATTTATATAA
Above is a genomic segment from Pirellulales bacterium containing:
- a CDS encoding DinB family protein, whose protein sequence is MTKIAAITAAYQFNRAKTLELLTKVEQLPDPQGMLIWRPGPGRAHLAWQLLHVAITEEIFATERLAPQKKPPFAQLWPNYRGGSTPVDSAPPVSEIRDLLNKTRQNLQDTLSQLPDDQLGVVPTTMAARGLTLEQVLHLLSWHEAHHQGQAHLTLNLYKAAYGLV